The genomic region GTCATGGaaatgtgtgtgtgacagggttcCCACTGTGAGTTCAGCTCCACCCTTTTGAAGTGATTCAGCATATTAACTACCTTACCTCCCTGCAATGCCCTGTGAATTAGGAAGGGCAGGcatatccttttcttttcttttctttttttgtaaccAGTGGGGAAAAAGGCTCAGAGAGCAGTGATAAGTAATTAACTCGTCCAAGGTTGTACATGGACAAAAGCCATCTTCTGATTTCTGGTACAGGCTTTTTTCTCATGGTTGGTCCTTTGTAAATGTTTAGGGCAGTCATGGTCTTAATTTTAAAGATAGCTATGTTCAACATTTCCTGTGTCTGTCAGCAGGGTATCACTGTGGAAGTGCACGGGAGTGCAGCAGGGAGACCTCGCTCAGCATCTTGCTCCTTAGCCACAGGCCACCTGGCtttgtcagtttcctcatctggaaaatttGTGCAGGGAGTCATTACAAAATGATGCTAAGATTTCCTCTGGTTCCaatattcaatgtattttttgATTACTTTTTACTCATATGGCTTGATTTATTTCCCAGATGATTCAAGAATCCTTTTCAAAAGGTTCTCCCCTTGCTCTGGAGCGGCCATCACTGTGGCAGCTACCTACTGGCAGTGCAATAGCAGGCCATCTCTAAGGCAACACCTGGAATTGCCTGCCAATCCCTCACCACCCAGCAGCGCCAGTGTCTTCCTGGAGCTCATGAGAAATGCAGAACGCCAGGGCTGCTGAacgtgaatctgcattttatccaAATCCCAGGTGATTCGTTTGTATCGCAAAGCTTGAGGAACTGTGATCCAGGCCCTGGGAAAGCAAGAATGAGCACAACTCACCTAAGTAGAACTTGGTGGGAGGGGAATCAAGCAGACATGGGGTACGTGCCCAGAGCTCCAAACCCTCCTAGCCACACTGGGACATGGCTGTCCCCTCAGGGCTTGTCCAGGTGAGTCTGAGCTCCTTCCCTGGGTACAGTCATTCTCTCTGTGTGGAGAACACCTTTGGCTCTGGAGTCCATTTACTCAGGGACTCATCGTCTGCACTCACAGCCTCTTTCCTCCATCTCATTAATACTCAATTGAAGCACTCTGATTCGCAGCAGGCTTTTTATGCACACCCTGTGGTCCTGTAAGACCTTTAAATGTAGGAATTAGAATACTGGTTCTACAGGATACACCTGGAGTTAGGTGGACTTTGGGCAATGTGCTTATAAGTCCCCAAAAGGCTCAAGGGAATGCTGACTTTACATTCTGGGAGTCCAAAGAAGACCTAGAGAAACATGAGGGAAGGAAGAACAGGATTTCATCAGATTGGGATTTGGGAAATGGCTGTTTCAACTAGAGGAGAGGACAAGGTGGGATTTAGTGTACAAAGACCCAAGGCGCTGTCCTCAAAGGCACAGAGAGCATCATCATGTCATCCAAGCCCTATGGAGATGGGTGGCCGGTATGTTCTGGGGCTGGCGCTGACCACCTGCCTGCTCCTGGGAGGGGAAACGGTGATTCATCTGCAGGAGCCCCTGGTGTCAGCCAATGCCTGGATGTGAAATTCAAGCTGGACCTGGATGTTCCTAATCTGCCTTACCTCACAGATGGGAAGAACAGGATCGTCCACAATCCTGGAACGTCCTGGATCGTCCCGCGGCGCTCGCAAGCACGCTTCTTCAGAGTGGTGAGACTGAAGAATGAAAGGTGCCAGGAGACATCAGGGAGGAGCAAATGGTGGCATCCCACCTGCAGCTGAAACAGCTCCACCATGACCCTGACCATGAAACATGGAAGCCTCCATACTTGGAACCGCAACCTGGGCAGCTGAAACATTTCTCCTTGTTTCTGAGGAAATCATGGTTTCCAGGGAGAAAGCTCACCTTTTTGGATATTCTTACCTGTGAAGTCTTAGATCAGAACTGTATGTTTGAACTCAAGTGCCTGGATGAGTTCCCAAATCTGAGGACTTAATGAACCACATTGCAGCTTTGGAGGAAAGAGCTGCCCCTGTGCAATCTGTCTGTTCTGCAGGATGCCAGTCAGCAGTGAGATGGACCAGTGGGGACCAAGAGCGTATGCTGAGCAGGAGGCAGACTCACACTGCATGTTCCGTTCCATCCTGTCTCTAGGGGCCTGCACTCTATCTTCTCTGCTCTTTTCAATAACACTTaggctaaaaaacaaaacagaaaagtctAAAGCAGAGAGAAATTCAAGATAGAACTCTaagaccaggtggcttaaacaacagaaatgtattttcttacagttctggaggctggaagtctaggATCAAGGTATCGGGAGGGCTGGTTTCTTccgaggcctctctccttggcttgcaacTGGCATTTCCTCCCCATGTCCTCACGCGCTGtcccctctgtgtgtctgcaCCCTAATTTCTTCTTCTCCTAAGGACGCCAGTCACACTGAAGTAGGGCCTCTCCTTATGAATCACTCTCACCTAGCTCACTCTTTAAAGGTTCTACCTCTAAATATGGCCACATTTTAAGACACCGGGGGTTAGGACTTCGACATGAATTTTGGGGCACATGGCTCAGCCACTCATCTCCACAGCCTCTTCTGAGGAATGAGAGTGGCTCTTTCTGCATGCAGTTGTCACACCCTGTGCCTGTGTCATGTGTTCCTGTGCCTTGAATGTCTAAGTCAAAAGTAGCCATATGGGCTGGACTTCAAGAAGCCACTTGCCCCTCAGGTGTTTTGGACACTGAACCTGACCAATGGGGGCTCTGCAAACTGGAGGTGCCTCCCTGACCCAGTCAGATTCTCCCCCTAAGAAGGGGGACTGCCACATTCTGAGAGCTCCTTTGTCATAGGAAAAGACCAAGTCACTAGCTTTGAGGATGGGTCCTGAGGGAACAAGAGCCATAGTTCTGGATCTGCACGAGGGCAGCTGTGTGTGCCAGGCTTGGCCATGAGAAGCCAGAGAAATGGGCCAGCTGCTATTTAGTCTCCATGTCCCTTGCTACATAGTTCCCTGTGCTAACTGCCTCCTTGCCACCCAAAAACTCTACTTGGTACAGAAAGACACATCAACCAAGGAACACACGGGGAAAGGGGCCATTAAGATGGGCCATTAAGTCATGAGTGACCTCTGGAGACCAATGCTAGGTCTAGGATAAAGGCAGAGTAAGAGCTCAAGTGTCTGTGTCTTTGGGGTCCCCCAGGTGCAGACCCTGAGGCAAAGATTCATGTGCAAATAGTTAATTGGGACcaacaaggaaatggaaaaatgagaaagtgaagggaaaaaaaaatcaacacaagaaGTGGTAATGAGCAGATTGCCACTGAAGACAACTAGGGGTCAGTCCCACTGGGAGGCCTGTGGGAAATGGCGAACATGTCTCAGGGTTGTTCCACCTGGGGCCAGGAAGCTGGGTCGTATATCCTGCAACCTCTACCTGAAACTGGGTGAAGACCATGAACTTCCAGCACTAGCCACCTGTCTAATGGGCCCAGCACCCTCTTGCTCCACCTCCAGGCAAAGACTTGCAGATGCTGGCAGCAAGAAGCCAGTGCAAGGGAAGAGGAGTGTGCAGGGGTTGTGGGCAGTGGCTGCATTCagcggcaagctctgcctccgccCCCAAGTCACGAAGCAGGAGTTCCAACCATGGCTCTCTCTGCTCAAAGCAGCTGGCTGTGCACTGGGTGAAAAGGACTGGCAATTTCTGAGAGATACCTTGTGGTCAGACCATCAAGTATCAGATCCTCTGTCAGACACAAAAAGCTGATTCCTTTTGCTTTACCTTCTACATCTAACTATCCTTCATTTCAAACCCATTCCATACAATTCATCTTCCCCTACAGAGGCTGATGAggtaattcttttattttgtaactaGCAGAGTTAAAAAAAACATGGAGAGATCTGGAAGTAGATACTTAAGTAAAATTCCTTTTAATAATTCTTGTggttggacacagtggctcacatttgtaatcccagtgctttgggaggccaaggtgggaggatagcttgaggccaggagttggagaccaacctgggaaacacagtgagaccacatctctacataaaaataaaaaatagctgggcatggtggtgcacacctgtggccccagctcttGGGAAGGCTTAGACAGGAGgctcttttgagcccaggagttcaaggatgcaatgagctatgatagcatcactgaactacagcctgggtgtcagagcaagatcctgtctcaacaaaacaaaaacttgcaaATCTCTCAGATTAGGGAGCCCAACACTATACCCAGAAGAACATGTTAACTTATTTTACCTTTTCCCCACATTAGACAAAAAGGTAATCATTTAATTAAAGCAGTAAGATGAATTGGCtacttaaaaatctattttttttgggggggcccTTTATCAtcctgtggggagaggggagttgCTCATGTCATTGAAACCATGGAAGGCCCAGGCCCAGCAGTGAGAACAGGCATCAGAGTGTGCCCCTCAGGTAGACCCTCAGCCTACTCCCCCTCAGTTCTCAGGGGACACTCGCTGGCCAGGATGGCCACTTGGCACCCAGTGGAGGTGCTGGTATACATACAGGCTTCCCCCAGGATGCCAAGGGGTTGGCCCAGGCCCCACCAACCAGGATGGGACCTGGGCACTGGCTGCCAGAGAAGAACTGGCAGAACCCTGCCCCATGGAGTAGCCACCCAACTAACTGCCTTCTGCAGACTGGGAGGGCATCTATgtcctcccccacccctgcccactctCCTGGAATAGGAGAGGATGCCCTGGTAGATCCCACCTCCACTCCCAGAATGCTTTTCTTTGTCAGAACACTGGCTTGATTATAAGATCGggtgcttaacttctctgaaacAGGCTCTTCTGCAGAAGGACAGATTGGCTATGATGATCTGATTTGATGATGATGAGAAGCACGGAGAAGGCGCCTGGCCTAGAAGGTGCTCAATACGTGGCATCAGTGATGGTCATCGTCTTCAGGTGCGAGAGAGGTTGGGGTCAGCGATCTGGGGCTTTCTTTGTATCGTTTTATGAAGAAAGGTAAAAATACCACAGGCGAGAACAAGCAACAAAGGGCGGACGGGATTTTTCACCTGCAGCTTTTAACTGATACTTTTAAGTATTGAGCTATTCTTTTGTTAGGACAGAACACGTTAATCCATTAGAAGGGAACATTTTGGGTTGGTGGAAGTGTTCCACGTCCTGCGTGGGGTGACAGTTACACGCATGTCACATCAGCAGcctgaggagggaggggagaaggactGGATACCTTCAGCCTCTTCATCGCACTCCAGGCACCAAGTGCAAGGGCAgggagtttttattatttagggAATGCAGCCCTGGTGTAGAAGACACCTCGTGGGGATATCTCGAATCCCGCAGGTGCCTGAGCTGCGCTCCGCGCCCCAGCCGGGAAGCCTTTTCTTATCCAACCTCGCCGCCCCGCGGAAAGTCTGGGTACTGCAGACGCCCTCATCGGCCCACGGACAGCTGGTTTTGAAGCGGGGGCTTAGGAAAATAAAGGGGTCAGTGTTTGGAGCCACGATGCCTTTGATGTGAGGCGGTTCCAACCAACAATCAACGAATCAAGCTGTAACTGCAGGCCCTACTCTTGTTGGGGGGAGGACCTTGAGGAATGTCACACCCTTGTCCCCTACCCGCTGCCCCACGCCTAGCCTCTCAGAAAGGCACCAGGCGTGAGTGGAGTGCGAGGCGTCCACACCCTCGTGTCCTTTCCATTCCCGGACACCTCTGCACGCTAGCCGAGGCCTTAGCACGGAGTGAGGGTTGCCCGGGGTGCTCTACTGGGTGGGGGTGTTCTTGTCTCCCGGGCCCGGACCCCACGGTCCGGGTCGGCGCGGCGTCTCCCCCTGGCGACTGGACGGTGCCCCTGCTCCGCTTCCAGGCGGCGAACGGCAGGAGCCGGGGGTCCGGAGGGACCCGGATCCAGGGCGGGCGGAAGGCGAGGGTCTCTCCTTCCCAGAACCCCCGCCCCGCAAACCTGCACCCAAACCGGGTCCCTCCTCCGCATCGCACCTGCGCTCCCCGGGCCGCCTTCCCACGCGGGCACCCACTCTCCAGGCCCTCGTAGCACCGCCCTCCCCGTGTCCACCCGCGGGGCCGACGCCGCCAGGGGCCCTGAGATTGCGGAGACCAAGCGCCCCGGCGCCTAGTGGGGTCTTCCCAGTGGCCAGAGCGCTCCTGGACCAGTCGGCTGTGGTCTGCGCCCAAACACGATGGAAACCGGGGCTGGGACTGGCGGTGGTACGCACGTGGAGAAGAGGCACGGTAGGAAAACCACAGCAGAAGATAGGTCCACTCGCACCTCCCACGCAGCCGCGCACCCGCCGCCGTCTGACTCGCGGCTCTCCCCAAGATTCCGAGTCGCCGCCGCCTCCTGGCACCACTCACCCGGCTCCGACCGGGGCCGCGAGTCCGCTGACGCGCAGTTGCCTCCCGGCGGCTCCCGAGCTCGGCCCAGACCTGCGCGCAGAGACGCTCGGGAACGCAGGGCTCGGGCGCCTCCTGGCGGCGGCAGCAAGAGGCACACGCGCTGTTCTCCCGCCCGAGGGGGCGCGTGGAGCCGACGCGGGATCCGCGCGCGGGCCTTGACTGCAGGCCCGCATTTCTTCGCTTGCTCGGATGGCGGCGCTGAGGCCTATTCGCCTCTTTATTAATAACGATGCCTCGGGAGGGAAAAAACAGAAcctttaaaaatcagagtgcgagagaggagtgtgtgtgtgtgtgtgtgtgtgtgtgtgtgtgtgtgtgtgtgtcttggggCGTTGGTGAAAGCAATAAAACTCAGATCGCTTCCTTGGCGAGATAGCGGCGGCTATAATGCGCCGGGGGGATCAGGGGTTTATTTGCAGATCCTGGATAAAAGATGATATATCGACACGGTTTAGAgtgtcactgcgcctggcctctcagGAAGCCACAAGTACATATTTCCTGAAATACCGCCCAGCACAGTATCTAATCCTCCCGCCACTTAACACCGGGAGTGGAACGTCAGCACCGCAGAAGCGCGCTCCCGGCTTCCTGGTTCTGGGTGGGGAGAGCCCAACTGGGAAGGATCTGGTGCGCCTAGACGCCCCCTCCCCTGGCCTCTGTCTTCAGTCCAAGTAATCACTTAGCGATGGGCCTTAATAAATACGTCTGAGAACTGTCCTTATGCTCGGTAAATATTGGATTAGCTTTTCAATGACCAGGCTCTTGAAAAGGCTCGAGAAATCCACACCAGGTCTCAACTAAGCCCAACAGTCAATAGGTAAGGAAATAAGTTATTTCCCAATCTGAGGTGGGAACGTTGAGAAGGGGGGCTTCCACTCTTACCAAATTATCTGATTCTACTAAATATGACCCTTGTACTAAATAGGAAAGGGGGCGCATCCAAGTTTCCCATTAGTCGGAATTTCCACCAGCTCAGTTCTGTTCATTAAGGGCTGAGTGACTTTGTGGGGAACATATCTGGgttccattttttatttccacagaGCTCAGCATCAACTATTTTTGTTTAGTACATATGGTTTATTTGGGGACTGCTTATGGGAGTTTTGACCTGGCAATGGCAGGGAAGAAGGCATGACCCAGATTATTTCCGACTGCCTCGCGCCAATTTGAACCGCTTAGAGGAGgcaaaaaatgagcaaattccTTGGAAGCCCTGCTGTGTCTCCCTGGTACTGAATTTTGTAAGCACACGATACAGGAGACATTGAAAATTAAAGAGGAAGTATCTCCCTCCTCCAACATGGGGAGAGACGCTGTTGGAAGAAGTTTCTGAAGTGGTTTCCCATTGCACCGAGAGGCCAGTGGGATGGACCCCCGTGCGTAATTCAAATGAACCCGCGCGTCTTTAGCTCTTTGGGGTTGGTAACGAAGTGGCCCGGCCGGGCGCAAGTCGCCTTGGAACAGGCTGCAGCCCAAGTATAGTTGGGCCCGGGACTGAGCGGCGCCCTTGGCCTCTCAGAACCTTTCTCGCGGTGAGTGGAAGGGCAGCTCGGCGCGCGGGCCCTTCGGGGCCGGTGGGTTGCGAAATCAGGGGGGTGGATTTTCATCTACCCAGGAGCCGCTAAGCCCCTAGGGGACTGAGCATCACCCAGGCCCTGGGTACCCTGAGTTGCCTCCCGAGCCCCAGGACGACCCGATGGTGCAGAGCTCCCAGGCAGAAGTTAGTTTCCTGATACACACACAGGAGTGAACAAAGTGGGCACAAGTGAGCCCAAACCCTGAAGGCGCAGGTTCGCGGACTCCCGTCCCAGCGTTAGCgtcaaggagagagaagaagaaaggaaggagagaagtgaggaagagagagagagagagattatgagAGTAAGAGATTATGAAAGTAGAGAAAGAGATTATGAGAGAGAGATtatgagaggagagaaaaagagagattttgagagagagaataagagagaTCCAGCTTTCAGTGTCACGGGGCCTAGGCGGGGCAAGCGCCCTCCGAAGCCATCAAAGACAGGGGTGGctttttctcccctcctccaaCCTCCTCCCCAATAGATATAGCACGAATTTTTAATGCGTCTTCCTTTCACAGACAACAATACAGGGTTTGAAAGCCGGACACAATTTAGGTTTTGTGCGGGTCCCTCCTCGCGCTCCCTCGGCCCAGCTGGCCATATGGAATCCAGCATGGAGCCCGCGGATGACAAAGGGACCCAGTGACAGGCCCAACAAAACCCCAAGGAGACTTCTGCCTGACTCCGGGATTCACTGCCCGCGATAAGCGCGCTGAATGGtgcggggtggggcggggggtggggggcgggccccttctccttcttcccctctctctgtcccctcgatcctttctctgtctctttttaataTGCACGCCTCTAACATCTCCGGCTCCCAGCTTTCCCATTGTGCGGTTTTGTACCGCCCGCTGTAGATTGGGCGAAGATAGACTGCTGAAGCGGACCCCGCGCCGGGTGCGCTCCCAGGGCGCTGGGGTTAGGGCCACACAGGGCTCCGCAGGCGCTTTTATTGACTCCGTGGGGACCCGAGGACAGAGAGAGGCGGGCGCCGGGCCCACCTCCCGGGCTCTCGGCCGGCCGCAGAAGCGCACACCCAGATTGCAGGCCAGTGGTCCTGGCCACCGCTCCAAATGTGTCCTCAATGAGCAAGCGGTGGAAGCCTGCCAGGGTGAGGACCTTCCACGCTTCCCCCTTCCTCTCTGGAAACCTGGGGGTCTCTTGTGATCATTCT from Macaca thibetana thibetana isolate TM-01 chromosome 10, ASM2454274v1, whole genome shotgun sequence harbors:
- the LOC126929225 gene encoding uncharacterized protein LOC126929225, encoding MFQLPRLRFQVWRLPCFMVRVMVELFQLQVGCHHLLLPDVSWHLSFFSLTTLKKRACERRGTIQDVPGLWTILFFPSVRAWITVPQALRYKRITWDLDKMQIHVQQPWRSAFLMSSRKTLALLGGEGLAGNSRCCLRDGLLLHCQ